From Caldanaerobius fijiensis DSM 17918, a single genomic window includes:
- a CDS encoding SpoIIIAH-like family protein: MKSKRTIALIALVLLLAVAVIMDYQYGKNNLPINATETDKNVAQMLNTSKKTSTNVSKDKAVTANSDVFADYRQDRERTRSESIANLKEIVDNEKTSKENRDKAQAEIIKLTEQTNKEMTIENLIKAKGFKDVLVFIDDKSANVLIDTNQQLTAARIAQIQDIVTRETGLSVDQIHIIKRKS, from the coding sequence ATGAAAAGTAAACGTACAATAGCATTAATTGCGTTGGTGCTGTTGCTGGCAGTAGCGGTAATCATGGATTATCAGTATGGGAAAAATAATTTGCCGATTAATGCAACAGAAACGGATAAAAATGTAGCACAAATGCTAAATACAAGTAAAAAAACATCAACCAATGTAAGTAAAGATAAAGCAGTAACTGCCAATTCTGATGTATTTGCAGATTATAGGCAGGATAGAGAAAGAACCAGAAGTGAAAGCATAGCAAACTTAAAAGAAATTGTAGATAATGAAAAGACATCGAAAGAAAACAGAGATAAAGCCCAGGCTGAGATTATAAAACTGACGGAGCAAACAAATAAAGAGATGACTATAGAGAACTTGATAAAAGCTAAAGGATTCAAAGACGTTCTGGTATTTATAGACGATAAATCAGCAAACGTATTAATTGATACTAACCAGCAGTTAACAGCCGCTCGCATAGCTCAGATACAAGATATAGTTACACGGGAAACAGGGCTATCAGTAGATCAAATACATATAATCAAACGTAAAAGTTGA
- a CDS encoding polyprenyl synthetase family protein has protein sequence MIDELKKYIEIVDNALDKYLPDESSYPQIIHESMRYSVFAGGKRIRPILCLKTCEMVSGDYTVALPVACAIEMIHTYSLIHDDLPAMDNDDFRRGKPTNHKIYGDAIALLAGDALLTHAFAVLNNYALQNPNKKILEAIEVIAKAAGTEGMIGGQVVDIIYQGKSIDEKTMYYMHNHKTGALIKASVLSGAIIGGADDVQLNALEKYADYLGLAFQIMDDVLDVIGNEKQLGKPVGSDAKNNKCTFVSIYGLDKARQLVQDFTKEAVEALSIFGEKSSFLREFVIYLSKRKA, from the coding sequence ATGATAGATGAACTGAAAAAATACATAGAAATTGTAGATAACGCTTTAGATAAATATCTTCCTGATGAAAGCTCATATCCCCAAATTATTCATGAATCTATGAGATATAGCGTGTTTGCAGGTGGTAAGCGCATACGGCCTATATTATGCTTAAAAACCTGTGAGATGGTAAGCGGTGATTATACTGTGGCATTGCCAGTGGCTTGTGCTATTGAGATGATCCATACATATTCTCTTATTCACGATGATTTGCCTGCAATGGATAATGATGATTTTAGAAGAGGAAAACCTACAAATCATAAGATTTATGGGGATGCTATAGCTCTTTTGGCAGGCGATGCTCTTTTGACTCATGCTTTTGCTGTTTTAAATAATTACGCATTGCAAAATCCAAATAAAAAAATTCTTGAAGCTATAGAGGTTATAGCAAAGGCTGCAGGTACAGAAGGTATGATTGGAGGACAGGTTGTAGACATCATTTATCAAGGGAAAAGTATCGACGAGAAGACTATGTACTATATGCATAATCATAAGACAGGAGCTCTTATAAAAGCATCTGTCTTATCAGGTGCTATAATTGGTGGTGCTGATGATGTTCAATTAAATGCTTTAGAAAAATACGCTGATTACCTGGGATTGGCTTTTCAGATCATGGATGATGTTTTAGATGTAATAGGTAATGAAAAACAATTGGGTAAACCTGTGGGAAGCGATGCTAAAAATAATAAATGTACTTTTGTGTCAATATATGGTTTAGATAAAGCCAGGCAGTTAGTTCAGGATTTTACTAAAGAAGCTGTAGAGGCGTTGAGTATTTTTGGCGAAAAGTCGTCGTTTTTACGCGAATTTGTCATCTATCTTTCAAAAAGAAAAGCCTAA
- the xseA gene encoding exodeoxyribonuclease VII large subunit, producing the protein MYLKILTVSEVTSYIKKLFSSDVILGRINVSGEISNFQIAANVAFFTLKDPYSSINCIMFDDAMQHLEFTPQDGMQVTITAKALFYEKDGKVYLNTFNIKLNGSGELYIAFQKLKEKLYRKGMFDEKNKKPLPFLPKKICVVTSLSGSVLYDIINIAKRRNPFVDLMIFPVRVQGEMAAKEIAEAIKIINQRDDVDVIILARGGGSIEELWAFNEEIVAQAIFDSRIPIVSAVGHETDYTISDFVSDKRAPTPSAAAEIVIPSIFDLHANLHNLKIRLVSAMKLILEVKTNRLNAIKSSKVFAYPYDLLANKKLQIAYITKHLCDLIEKIISKKDAEYKELRAKLDALNPLAILSRGYAIVQSRDHQKILSSQKLQVNDEINIRFYDGSALCIVKEVLSND; encoded by the coding sequence ATGTATTTGAAAATATTAACAGTAAGTGAGGTTACGTCATACATAAAAAAGTTATTTTCTTCTGATGTTATATTAGGAAGGATAAACGTAAGCGGGGAGATATCTAACTTTCAAATTGCTGCAAACGTCGCTTTTTTTACTTTGAAAGATCCCTATAGCAGTATTAACTGTATCATGTTTGATGATGCCATGCAGCATCTTGAATTTACACCACAAGATGGTATGCAAGTGACGATAACCGCAAAGGCTTTATTTTATGAAAAAGATGGAAAGGTTTATTTAAATACCTTTAATATCAAATTAAACGGATCAGGGGAATTGTACATAGCATTTCAAAAGCTGAAAGAAAAATTATATAGAAAAGGAATGTTTGACGAAAAGAATAAGAAGCCGTTGCCATTTTTGCCTAAAAAAATATGCGTAGTGACTTCTTTATCGGGTTCTGTGCTATATGACATTATTAATATAGCCAAGAGGAGAAATCCTTTTGTCGATTTGATGATTTTTCCCGTGAGAGTACAGGGCGAAATGGCTGCTAAAGAAATAGCAGAGGCTATTAAAATTATAAATCAAAGGGATGATGTAGATGTCATAATTCTGGCAAGAGGTGGGGGATCTATAGAAGAATTATGGGCGTTTAATGAGGAGATAGTCGCACAAGCTATATTTGATTCTAGAATACCCATTGTCTCGGCGGTTGGCCATGAGACGGATTATACCATATCTGATTTTGTATCGGACAAAAGGGCTCCCACCCCTTCGGCAGCAGCAGAAATTGTGATACCATCGATTTTTGATTTACATGCGAACTTACATAATCTCAAAATCAGGTTGGTATCAGCAATGAAACTGATTTTAGAGGTTAAAACGAACAGGTTAAATGCCATTAAAAGCAGTAAGGTATTTGCGTATCCCTACGATCTTTTAGCCAATAAAAAACTCCAGATAGCCTATATCACTAAACATTTGTGTGATTTAATTGAAAAAATTATAAGTAAAAAGGATGCAGAATATAAAGAGCTACGGGCAAAACTGGATGCATTGAACCCGTTAGCTATTTTGAGCAGAGGATATGCGATCGTACAGAGTCGTGACCATCAAAAAATATTATCGTCACAAAAGCTACAGGTAAATGATGAGATCAATATCAGATTTTATGACGGCTCCGCCTTATGCATTGTAAAGGAAGTGTTATCGAATGACTAA
- the xseB gene encoding exodeoxyribonuclease VII small subunit, whose protein sequence is MTKKSSDLTFEEALRKLEEIVKKLESGNQTLEDSLILFQEGIELSKICTKKLNDASGKISILTREIDGSFSEKPFVEDKNDR, encoded by the coding sequence ATGACTAAAAAGTCATCTGATTTGACTTTTGAAGAAGCACTAAGGAAGTTAGAAGAAATTGTAAAAAAATTAGAAAGTGGCAATCAAACTCTAGAGGATTCGCTTATACTATTTCAAGAAGGTATAGAATTATCTAAAATATGTACTAAGAAGCTTAATGATGCTAGCGGTAAAATATCGATTTTGACAAGAGAGATAGATGGGAGTTTCTCAGAAAAACCATTTGTGGAGGATAAAAATGATAGATGA
- the spoIIIAA gene encoding stage III sporulation protein AA, with protein sequence MLDEVLASLPRNIREIVMKISDVEMGKIEEIRLREDKPLSISVDSQIYHINSLGHIVDESNAYIVTHKDIESVIQLISNYSIYAFEDELKNGFITIKGGHRVGLTGRVVLDGDKIKTQKHITCVNFRITRELEGISNGILEYILNYGQIKNTLIISPPRCGKTTLLRDIARNLSLHGFNVGIVDERSEIAGCHNGVPQRNVGPNTDVLDACPKNIGILLMIRSMSPSVIITDEIGDAEDIKAINQCLKAGVSIITSIHGYDLNDIKKRINIKGLFENEFFDRYIVLSPRLGTGTLEEILDSEGNPIYKGPKRLEVIK encoded by the coding sequence GTGTTAGATGAGGTATTAGCATCTCTCCCAAGAAATATAAGGGAAATTGTTATGAAGATTTCTGATGTTGAGATGGGGAAAATCGAAGAGATAAGGTTAAGAGAGGACAAACCGTTATCTATTTCTGTGGATAGCCAAATATATCATATAAATAGCTTGGGTCACATTGTAGATGAAAGCAATGCGTACATAGTTACACATAAAGATATTGAAAGCGTTATACAGCTTATATCAAATTATTCTATATATGCCTTTGAAGATGAACTCAAAAACGGCTTTATAACCATAAAAGGAGGGCATCGCGTTGGCCTTACAGGTAGGGTAGTACTTGACGGTGATAAAATAAAGACGCAAAAGCATATAACATGTGTCAATTTTAGAATTACAAGGGAATTAGAAGGCATTTCAAATGGAATTTTAGAGTATATATTAAATTATGGTCAGATAAAAAATACATTGATAATTTCGCCACCTAGATGTGGTAAGACTACATTGTTAAGAGACATTGCCAGAAATCTTAGTTTACATGGGTTTAACGTGGGAATTGTAGATGAAAGATCAGAAATTGCAGGTTGCCACAATGGTGTACCACAGAGAAATGTGGGGCCAAATACCGATGTTCTTGACGCGTGTCCTAAGAATATAGGAATATTGTTGATGATAAGGTCTATGTCTCCTTCTGTGATTATCACAGATGAAATTGGCGATGCTGAGGATATAAAAGCAATAAACCAATGTTTAAAAGCAGGGGTTTCTATTATCACTTCAATACATGGGTATGATTTGAACGATATAAAGAAGAGGATTAATATTAAAGGTTTATTTGAAAATGAATTCTTTGATAGGTATATAGTTCTTTCACCAAGATTAGGCACAGGTACACTGGAAGAGATATTAGATAGCGAGGGTAATCCTATTTATAAGGGTCCAAAAAGATTGGAGGTGATAAAGTGA
- the spoIIIAD gene encoding stage III sporulation protein AD, with protein sequence MDIAHIVMLGLIAALLSIILKEQKPELSMIIALVTGIIIFIFTVDKLLPVLDILKNISEKAHVDKLYLGITLKIVGIAYITEFAAQILKDAEENSIASRVEFGGKVLILLQALPILTALVDTVLNIMR encoded by the coding sequence ATGGATATTGCGCATATTGTCATGTTAGGTCTTATTGCTGCATTATTGTCTATTATATTAAAGGAGCAAAAACCTGAACTGTCCATGATAATAGCATTGGTCACAGGGATCATCATATTTATTTTTACTGTTGATAAATTACTACCTGTTCTGGACATTTTGAAAAATATATCCGAGAAAGCGCATGTGGATAAATTATATCTTGGCATAACGTTAAAGATAGTAGGAATTGCTTATATAACAGAATTTGCAGCTCAGATTTTAAAGGATGCGGAAGAAAACAGTATTGCTTCAAGAGTAGAATTTGGTGGCAAAGTGCTCATCCTATTGCAAGCATTACCTATATTAACGGCACTAGTGGATACAGTTCTAAATATTATGAGATGA
- the spoIIIAC gene encoding stage III sporulation protein AC, which yields MNVDLIFKIAAIGILVSVLNMILTHSGREEQAMMVTLAGIVVVLMMVITLINQLFTTVKSIFNLY from the coding sequence ATGAACGTTGACTTGATATTTAAAATTGCTGCTATAGGTATACTAGTTTCTGTTTTAAATATGATACTAACCCATTCAGGCCGCGAGGAACAGGCCATGATGGTTACATTGGCAGGCATCGTCGTCGTTTTAATGATGGTTATCACTTTAATAAATCAGTTGTTTACAACGGTAAAAAGCATTTTCAATTTATATTGA
- the spoIIIAB gene encoding stage III sporulation protein SpoIIIAB, whose protein sequence is MILKILGSTMVLFSTTFLGISIANNYKLRLTALRDIQRCLEYLMTEVIYVQTPLPEAFINTAKIASKEIAPLFEATIEILEREENCSIKQAFIKSLEKLDLPLDREDIKIIKHLGNTLGSTDVENQVRAFKLALSRLSKQEELALKLKEKNEKLFKEIGFLCGAIIVILLI, encoded by the coding sequence GTGATATTGAAGATTCTGGGAAGCACTATGGTATTGTTTTCTACAACATTTTTAGGTATATCCATAGCCAATAATTATAAATTGAGGTTAACTGCTTTAAGAGATATACAGAGATGTCTGGAGTATTTGATGACAGAGGTAATATACGTACAGACACCTTTACCCGAGGCATTTATAAATACTGCAAAAATTGCCAGCAAAGAGATTGCTCCACTTTTTGAGGCCACCATAGAGATATTAGAGAGAGAAGAGAATTGCTCTATAAAGCAGGCTTTTATTAAGTCCCTTGAAAAATTGGATCTACCTCTGGATAGAGAAGATATAAAAATAATTAAGCATTTAGGTAACACTCTTGGGTCAACAGACGTAGAAAATCAGGTCAGGGCTTTTAAGCTGGCGTTAAGCCGTCTCTCAAAACAGGAGGAATTGGCCCTAAAGCTAAAAGAAAAAAATGAAAAACTTTTTAAAGAAATTGGGTTTTTATGTGGGGCTATTATTGTCATATTGCTCATATAA
- the spoIIIAE gene encoding stage III sporulation protein AE, translating into MNVRKIEVIKMISLSALIIFNIITFAFASNLPQDIINQQEKNLNVENVQQILDEISSQNSNFPKLNIVNIIRDIINGKNILNMNQLIPDIFKVVFGEISLNIRLLIQIIALSVICALLINLQQSFNDETISQIAFIVTYMVIVILLLNSFKASMDVGKRTIDQMVNFMQALMPTLFAALVSSGSAVSAATFNPIIAFSVEGISAIMRDYIIPVIYWISVLSLINNLNTRLQIDKYIDFIRSIITTIIVLLPLMFLGVLTVEGITSPFVDNAAIKTAKFATGKFIPMVGSVMSDTFDAILRYTVILKNSIGVIGMLAVVFITVYPLIKMFALLIILKISAAFIQPISDERVVKGIEGVANSLTLLMSCVVVVAVMFFISLAILLATTSFLRV; encoded by the coding sequence ATGAACGTAAGAAAAATAGAAGTCATAAAAATGATATCTTTATCTGCATTGATAATATTTAATATCATAACATTTGCCTTTGCCTCTAACCTGCCACAGGATATAATAAACCAGCAAGAAAAAAATTTAAACGTGGAAAATGTCCAGCAGATATTGGATGAGATAAGCAGCCAAAATAGCAATTTTCCTAAATTAAATATAGTGAATATAATACGGGATATTATTAATGGGAAAAATATCCTTAACATGAACCAATTAATACCTGACATATTTAAAGTAGTATTCGGAGAGATTTCGTTAAATATAAGGCTTTTAATCCAAATAATTGCTCTGAGTGTCATATGTGCACTGCTGATAAATCTTCAGCAAAGCTTTAATGATGAGACCATTAGTCAAATTGCTTTTATAGTAACATATATGGTAATTGTCATATTGCTTTTAAATAGTTTTAAGGCATCGATGGACGTGGGTAAAAGAACTATTGATCAAATGGTAAATTTTATGCAAGCACTGATGCCCACACTTTTTGCAGCATTGGTATCATCTGGTTCTGCTGTTTCAGCAGCGACATTTAACCCTATAATAGCATTTTCCGTCGAAGGTATAAGTGCTATAATGAGGGATTATATAATTCCAGTTATATATTGGATATCTGTGCTGTCGTTGATCAATAATTTAAATACAAGGCTGCAGATTGACAAATATATCGATTTTATCAGAAGTATTATTACAACTATCATTGTCCTTTTACCTTTGATGTTTTTAGGTGTTCTGACTGTCGAAGGAATAACATCTCCTTTCGTTGATAATGCAGCGATCAAAACAGCTAAGTTTGCAACGGGTAAATTTATACCTATGGTGGGGAGCGTGATGTCCGATACTTTTGATGCAATATTGAGATATACCGTGATATTGAAAAATAGTATTGGTGTCATTGGGATGCTAGCCGTGGTATTTATAACGGTTTATCCATTAATAAAGATGTTTGCACTGCTGATTATACTTAAAATTTCAGCAGCTTTTATACAGCCTATTTCTGATGAAAGAGTTGTAAAGGGAATTGAAGGAGTAGCCAATTCGCTTACACTTTTGATGAGTTGCGTTGTTGTAGTTGCTGTTATGTTTTTTATATCACTGGCCATATTACTGGCTACTACCAGCTTTTTAAGGGTGTGA
- the nusB gene encoding transcription antitermination factor NusB gives MTRKSARELILKLIYEMDLREVKADDVLNREDDYGDQEEYIKRTVKGVYEKMDQLDEIISRYSIGWDISRMNKVDLAILRYSIYEILDGTIHPSITINEAVELAKKYSTEKSGQFINGILGSYLRNEGGK, from the coding sequence ATGACCAGAAAAAGTGCTAGAGAATTAATACTTAAATTGATCTATGAAATGGATTTAAGAGAAGTAAAGGCGGATGACGTGTTAAATAGGGAAGATGATTATGGAGATCAAGAAGAATATATAAAAAGAACAGTAAAAGGCGTATATGAGAAAATGGACCAATTAGATGAGATTATAAGCCGTTATTCTATAGGATGGGATATAAGTCGCATGAATAAAGTCGACTTGGCTATTTTGAGATATTCCATTTATGAGATATTAGATGGTACTATTCATCCATCAATTACGATTAATGAAGCAGTAGAATTAGCAAAAAAATACAGTACAGAAAAATCAGGCCAGTTTATTAATGGTATACTTGGTAGCTATTTAAGAAATGAAGGAGGGAAATAA
- a CDS encoding Asp23/Gls24 family envelope stress response protein, with the protein MEEKVTEQTSEYGSIRIADEVVSVIAGLAATEIEGVAGMSGGVVNGITEMLGKKNLSKGVKVEVGEKEAKVDLYIIVEYGVRIPEVAWKVQENVKRSLESMTGLKVIEVNIHVQGINMDNRNARVDEYTGTK; encoded by the coding sequence ATGGAGGAGAAAGTTACAGAACAGACCAGCGAATATGGGTCAATAAGGATAGCGGATGAGGTTGTAAGTGTGATTGCAGGACTGGCTGCTACTGAAATTGAAGGCGTTGCAGGAATGAGCGGTGGGGTAGTAAATGGTATAACAGAAATGCTGGGTAAAAAGAACTTATCTAAGGGTGTCAAAGTAGAAGTTGGAGAAAAGGAAGCAAAAGTAGATTTATACATAATTGTTGAATACGGTGTACGAATACCGGAGGTGGCTTGGAAGGTACAGGAAAACGTCAAAAGATCTCTGGAATCTATGACGGGATTAAAAGTCATAGAGGTCAACATACATGTACAAGGTATCAACATGGATAATAGGAATGCAAGGGTAGACGAATATACCGGTACTAAATAA
- the spoIIIAF gene encoding stage III sporulation protein AF encodes MMLFLKSWITNIAMLVIFVTVVDMLIPDNKYRKYIDLVIGMLVMIAVIKPILGLITFGDGDILKTPQIVDTKFNYNIDDIQKKQDELIMKVYKENLANQISNYIKNKYGLNVNTVEVSLDDGNSVYAIKSINIKVNDISNQKIRQVQKVILNQTLIDQQNELIQNIRKDISLVYNLPIKNISIVKN; translated from the coding sequence ATGATGCTTTTTTTAAAATCCTGGATTACAAATATTGCAATGTTAGTCATATTTGTCACTGTAGTTGATATGTTGATACCTGATAATAAATATAGAAAGTATATAGATCTGGTAATTGGTATGCTAGTGATGATTGCTGTAATAAAACCCATCCTTGGCCTTATAACTTTCGGAGACGGAGATATTCTAAAAACACCCCAGATAGTTGATACAAAATTTAATTATAACATTGATGATATACAGAAAAAACAGGATGAATTGATAATGAAGGTGTATAAAGAAAATTTGGCCAATCAAATATCAAACTATATTAAAAATAAATATGGATTAAATGTAAATACTGTAGAGGTGTCATTAGACGATGGAAATAGCGTTTATGCTATAAAAAGCATAAATATTAAAGTTAATGACATCAGTAATCAAAAAATTAGACAGGTACAAAAAGTTATATTAAATCAAACATTGATAGACCAACAAAATGAATTAATACAAAATATTAGAAAAGACATTTCGTTAGTATATAATTTACCCATAAAGAATATAAGTATAGTAAAGAATTGA
- the amaP gene encoding alkaline shock response membrane anchor protein AmaP yields MKLIAKVLSFFYITGIIIIALNFMLTPESHVIEVIKNNYNYVMLISLVYLLLSIVLLLSWISGKEAESVSLLTEHGEVAISIVTLESLAKSVIDELKDIKEAKVKAHIVKNQVVYYINIVVAKDIVIPELSNKLQKQIIESVEKNSGIKVAAVKVNVANVTTFLRHKLE; encoded by the coding sequence TTGAAGCTGATAGCGAAAGTTCTGTCGTTTTTTTATATAACGGGTATAATAATTATAGCATTAAACTTTATGCTTACACCTGAGAGTCATGTTATTGAAGTGATTAAAAACAATTATAACTATGTTATGCTTATAAGTTTAGTATATTTGCTGCTAAGTATTGTTTTATTGCTGTCATGGATCTCTGGTAAAGAGGCTGAGTCTGTTTCGCTTCTTACTGAACATGGCGAGGTAGCTATATCGATTGTAACGCTAGAGAGCTTGGCAAAAAGTGTTATAGATGAATTAAAAGATATAAAAGAGGCAAAGGTAAAAGCACATATTGTAAAAAACCAGGTTGTGTATTATATTAATATAGTAGTCGCAAAAGATATAGTAATACCAGAACTGTCCAATAAATTGCAAAAGCAGATTATAGAATCAGTGGAAAAAAATTCTGGTATTAAAGTTGCGGCTGTTAAAGTAAATGTAGCAAATGTCACTACATTTTTAAGGCATAAACTAGAGTAG
- the folD gene encoding bifunctional methylenetetrahydrofolate dehydrogenase/methenyltetrahydrofolate cyclohydrolase FolD, giving the protein MAVLDGQTLAKKIRANIKDEIKKFVDMGKRPPGLAVVLVGEDPASQLYVSMKEKACKQVGMYSKKVLLPQDISESELLDNIHDLNEDPNIDGILVQLPLPRGLNEHVINENIKTDKDVDGFSPVNFGKLHLGISGFEPCTPKGIIRLLKEYGIKIEGKNAVVVGRSNIVGKPIAALLLRENATVTICHSKTENLKDYTLRADILVSAVGKAHIIKSDMIKEGAVVVDAGTTKVEGKLYGDCDYENMLAKASWITPVPGGVGPMTIAMLLENTMEAYKKHVFENINSK; this is encoded by the coding sequence ATGGCGGTACTAGATGGACAAACATTAGCTAAGAAAATAAGGGCGAATATTAAAGATGAAATTAAAAAATTTGTGGATATGGGAAAGAGGCCTCCAGGGTTAGCTGTGGTATTAGTAGGAGAGGATCCTGCTTCGCAACTTTATGTTTCTATGAAGGAAAAAGCGTGTAAGCAAGTAGGAATGTACTCGAAAAAAGTTTTGTTGCCACAAGATATAAGTGAATCAGAATTACTTGATAATATACACGATTTAAACGAAGACCCTAATATTGATGGCATATTAGTGCAACTTCCGTTACCACGCGGATTAAATGAACATGTCATAAATGAGAATATAAAGACCGACAAGGATGTAGATGGTTTTAGCCCAGTAAATTTTGGGAAATTACATCTGGGTATAAGTGGATTTGAACCTTGTACCCCTAAAGGAATTATAAGGTTGTTAAAGGAGTACGGAATAAAAATAGAAGGGAAAAACGCTGTTGTCGTCGGAAGAAGTAACATAGTGGGCAAACCTATTGCTGCACTTTTATTAAGAGAAAATGCAACAGTTACAATATGTCATTCTAAGACAGAAAATCTCAAAGACTATACGCTGAGGGCTGATATATTGGTGTCAGCTGTAGGAAAGGCACATATAATTAAGAGCGATATGATAAAAGAAGGTGCCGTAGTGGTGGATGCGGGAACTACAAAGGTTGAAGGAAAATTATATGGTGATTGTGATTACGAAAATATGCTGGCAAAAGCATCCTGGATAACACCGGTACCCGGTGGCGTGGGACCAATGACTATAGCCATGCTTTTAGAGAATACCATGGAGGCATATAAAAAGCATGTATTTGAAAATATTAACAGTAAGTGA